Proteins found in one candidate division TA06 bacterium genomic segment:
- a CDS encoding lysophospholipid acyltransferase family protein, whose amino-acid sequence MKTFGYILQYWMLISLGWWVNYLSERDALHFGSSLGKLALGLGVRRKIALDNLKQSFPDNNTAENHRIIFSLYQNLGRNLVELLRFKKASCQDIENMVDLRDTEYFDRVLKNGRGGILVSSHYGNWELLAAAIACKGYPFSVVVYPQHNKYVDEMLNSLRRSKKVNIIYKKDAAREVLTVLRQNRFVAMLSDQDAGSDGVFVDFLGQKASTTKGPAVFALKTGAPIITGALVRQQGGRHTGYLNPPFYADPKNEKQTEILRLTNLFTSQLEEFVRRYPDHWYWVHKRWKTKQPAACI is encoded by the coding sequence ATGAAAACCTTCGGTTACATACTTCAATATTGGATGCTGATCTCTCTGGGCTGGTGGGTCAATTATTTGTCTGAGAGAGATGCTTTGCATTTTGGCTCCTCTTTGGGGAAACTGGCCCTTGGCCTGGGGGTGCGCCGGAAAATAGCCCTGGATAATTTAAAGCAGTCCTTTCCGGATAACAATACTGCAGAAAACCACCGGATAATTTTCAGTCTCTACCAAAATCTGGGAAGGAATTTGGTGGAGTTGTTGCGATTCAAAAAGGCCAGTTGTCAAGATATCGAAAACATGGTGGACCTCAGGGATACCGAGTACTTTGACCGGGTACTAAAAAACGGCCGGGGCGGGATACTGGTCAGCAGTCATTACGGGAACTGGGAATTGCTGGCCGCCGCCATCGCCTGCAAGGGATATCCTTTTTCGGTGGTGGTCTATCCCCAGCACAACAAATATGTGGATGAGATGCTGAATTCGCTGCGCCGGTCAAAGAAGGTCAACATCATATACAAAAAAGACGCTGCCCGGGAAGTGCTGACCGTCTTGCGGCAAAACCGTTTTGTGGCCATGCTTTCGGACCAGGATGCCGGCAGTGACGGGGTTTTTGTCGATTTCCTGGGCCAAAAAGCCTCCACCACCAAGGGCCCGGCGGTCTTCGCCCTTAAGACCGGTGCGCCCATCATCACCGGGGCCCTGGTCAGACAGCAGGGTGGAAGGCACACCGGGTATCTCAATCCGCCATTTTACGCCGATCCCAAAAACGAAAAGCAGACAGAGATCCTGCGCCTGACAAATCTTTTCACTTCCCAATTAGAGGAATTTGTGAGGCGTTATCCCGATCACTGGTACTGGGTGCACAAAAGATGGAAGACCAAACAACCGGCAGCCTGCATATAA
- a CDS encoding PaaI family thioesterase, which yields MKLNDDHFCFACGHKNSDGLQLKFTYPQPGTCRAEFVPEQKYQGWSGILHGGIISTLLDEALAHAVGEAEGGGGASEAVTAELTVRFKKPVRIDNKIVLTGKVDKDNGKIVEASSEITDETGLVLASARGKLVRPAVKAG from the coding sequence ATGAAACTCAACGACGATCATTTCTGCTTCGCTTGCGGCCATAAAAATTCCGACGGCCTGCAGCTGAAGTTCACCTACCCTCAGCCGGGAACCTGCCGGGCCGAATTCGTACCGGAGCAGAAATACCAGGGCTGGAGTGGCATTTTGCACGGTGGCATCATCTCCACGCTTTTGGACGAGGCCCTGGCCCATGCCGTGGGCGAGGCGGAAGGGGGAGGCGGGGCCTCCGAAGCGGTGACCGCCGAACTGACGGTCAGGTTCAAAAAGCCGGTAAGAATAGACAACAAAATAGTTCTTACTGGCAAGGTGGACAAAGACAACGGGAAAATAGTAGAAGCCAGTTCTGAGATCACGGATGAAACAGGTTTGGTGCTGGCCAGCGCCAGGGGAAAATTGGTCAGGCCGGCAGTTAAGGCCGGATAA
- a CDS encoding DUF3795 domain-containing protein has translation MVKIISYCGLDCSACPAYIAAQKDDPELRANTAAHWSKLYQSDIKPEDVFCQGCHSDGERLFNHCRVCLMRQCGKNLKLKNCAHCPDYACEKLKPFLEMVPEAKANLESIRQKNTKQAKSR, from the coding sequence ATGGTAAAAATAATTTCATATTGTGGATTGGATTGCTCGGCCTGCCCGGCTTATATAGCTGCTCAAAAGGACGATCCCGAATTGCGGGCCAACACAGCCGCCCATTGGTCAAAACTTTACCAGTCAGACATCAAACCCGAGGATGTATTCTGCCAGGGCTGTCATTCTGACGGGGAAAGGCTTTTCAACCACTGCCGGGTCTGCCTGATGAGGCAATGCGGAAAGAATCTCAAGCTGAAGAACTGCGCCCATTGCCCCGATTATGCTTGCGAGAAACTGAAGCCATTCCTGGAAATGGTGCCCGAGGCCAAAGCCAATCTGGAAAGCATCAGGCAAAAGAATACAAAGCAGGCAAAAAGCCGATGA
- the rsmD gene encoding 16S rRNA (guanine(966)-N(2))-methyltransferase RsmD, protein MLKIIAGEYRGRILKTPEGKQVRPSSGLLRGVIFNVLGDLVSGKNVLDIYSGSGALGIEALSRGAAMATMVEADRSTAGLIRQNLEMLKAQDQARVVIQDALDFVSSTGEKYDIVLADPPYQANVSSQILDMVSKHGLLAPGGILVIQHHRAEMIDAQNQYLALWKCKKHGKSSVEFYTVNDERSGNTE, encoded by the coding sequence ATGCTTAAGATCATCGCCGGAGAATACCGGGGCCGGATATTGAAAACCCCGGAAGGGAAACAGGTCCGTCCTTCCAGCGGCTTGTTGCGGGGCGTGATATTCAATGTCCTTGGCGATCTTGTGTCCGGTAAAAATGTGCTGGACATCTACTCCGGCAGCGGGGCCTTGGGAATCGAGGCCTTGTCCCGGGGGGCGGCCATGGCCACCATGGTGGAGGCCGACCGCTCAACGGCGGGTCTTATCCGCCAGAACCTGGAAATGCTGAAGGCCCAGGATCAAGCCAGGGTGGTCATCCAGGATGCTCTGGACTTTGTTTCTTCCACCGGCGAAAAATATGACATCGTGCTGGCAGATCCCCCTTATCAGGCCAATGTTTCCTCCCAGATACTGGACATGGTCTCCAAACACGGCCTGCTGGCCCCCGGCGGGATACTGGTGATTCAGCACCACCGGGCCGAAATGATCGATGCCCAAAATCAGTACCTGGCCTTGTGGAAATGCAAGAAACACGGCAAAAGCAGCGTGGAGTTTTATACGGTGAATGATGAACGATCTGGCAATACTGAATAG
- a CDS encoding HD domain-containing protein has product MKDMKNPLPPETYVQRLRPREEDIRGPYFRDQTAVIHSMPFRRLKHKTQVFFSPDNDHVCTRMEHTLHVATIAAAICRVLGLDVDLAQAISLGHDLGHAPFGHRGEEVLDDLLKDHGGFNHELYALRVVDKLANDGAGLNLTYGVRDGIICHCGEKYEKQIQPRKEQINLNEIRKLGIYPSTYEGCIVRMSDKISYLGRDIEDGIRAGIINEDEVPGNIKQILGRKNGEIIDTLVNDLIDESQKTGYISFSDRNHQLMRALYDFNMANIYTSAPLEEYGMFCEKILRTLFAELIQVYQKYGREYPKYDNDPVPLFRRFGRHVQKLAGVYNQEQTPAAVIVSDYIAGMTDNYALACVHEVFIPEPIKFDLPRSSN; this is encoded by the coding sequence ATGAAAGATATGAAAAATCCATTACCGCCGGAAACCTATGTCCAGCGCCTGAGACCAAGGGAGGAGGACATCCGGGGGCCGTATTTCCGGGATCAGACGGCCGTCATCCATTCCATGCCTTTCCGGCGGCTGAAGCATAAGACACAGGTGTTCTTTTCCCCCGACAACGACCACGTCTGTACCCGGATGGAGCACACCCTGCACGTGGCCACCATCGCCGCCGCCATCTGCCGGGTGCTGGGTCTGGACGTGGACCTGGCCCAGGCCATCTCGCTGGGGCACGATCTGGGACACGCGCCTTTTGGCCACCGGGGCGAGGAGGTGCTGGACGATCTGTTGAAAGACCACGGCGGGTTCAACCACGAGCTTTACGCCTTAAGGGTGGTGGACAAGCTGGCCAACGACGGGGCCGGACTCAACCTGACCTACGGGGTGAGGGACGGGATCATCTGCCATTGCGGGGAAAAATACGAAAAGCAGATCCAGCCCCGGAAAGAGCAGATCAATCTCAACGAAATCAGGAAACTGGGAATTTATCCCAGCACCTACGAGGGATGCATCGTACGGATGTCCGACAAGATAAGCTATCTGGGCAGGGACATCGAGGACGGGATCCGGGCCGGGATAATCAACGAGGACGAGGTGCCGGGTAACATCAAACAGATATTGGGGCGCAAGAACGGCGAGATCATTGACACCCTGGTCAACGACCTGATTGATGAATCCCAGAAGACCGGGTACATCTCCTTCTCCGATCGGAATCATCAATTGATGCGGGCTTTGTATGATTTCAACATGGCCAACATCTACACCTCGGCTCCGTTGGAGGAATACGGGATGTTCTGCGAAAAGATACTGAGGACCCTGTTCGCGGAACTTATCCAGGTGTATCAGAAGTACGGCCGGGAATATCCCAAATACGATAATGATCCGGTGCCGCTGTTCCGCCGCTTCGGGCGCCACGTCCAGAAGCTGGCCGGAGTTTACAATCAGGAGCAGACCCCGGCCGCGGTGATAGTCAGCGATTACATAGCTGGAATGACCGACAACTACGCTCTGGCCTGCGTCCATGAGGTATTCATTCCCGAACCAATAAAATTCGACCTGCCCCGGTCATCAAACTGA
- a CDS encoding type II/IV secretion system protein yields the protein MTVSTHLTIEQVAQMLLKCGRISPDQHREILIKVPVQRAKLQKYQESAYSRRLHQAANIITPAEVISSLNIQIQGHPGRFLTEDMITQTVAQELNMPYRKIDPLKLQLDVVTSHVARPYAIRHLIVPLEEESGTVTMAVADPSNLEILESLETARNIKIKLVLSSKTDILKIVREFYGFRASVRAAEVDRISSEELNNLEQFVKLKGQEEIEANDQHVTSAVEYLLHYAFEQRASDIHIEPKRDKSYIRLRIDGVLHYIYTIPRNLHAPIISRIKIMSRMNIADKRRPQDGRIKTNFAGKDIELRVSTVPVTFGEKVVIRIFDPEILMQDLDQLGFYPREYQTYNAFIRRPNGIILVTGPTGSGKTTTLYSSLKALSSPEVNIISVEDPIEMVIEEFNQIGVQPAAGVTFSTILPSILRQDPDIIMVGEIRDRETAEHAIQAALTGHLVLTTLHTNDAPSAMVRLLDIGIPYYLISSTVIGVMAQRLVRRICPNCRRERTASPEDFEGFPAGERPAKIYYGEGCVDCRGTGYKGRIGIFEVMEMTDNLKAVLTSNNANLSEIYKTAAADGMVSLKQVALQKMLEGLTTYEEVISVSG from the coding sequence ATGACTGTCTCCACACACTTGACCATAGAACAAGTGGCCCAGATGCTGCTGAAATGCGGCCGGATCTCCCCGGACCAGCACCGGGAGATATTGATCAAAGTCCCGGTCCAACGGGCCAAGCTCCAGAAATACCAGGAGTCGGCGTACAGCCGCAGGCTGCACCAGGCCGCCAATATCATCACACCGGCCGAGGTCATCTCTTCGCTGAATATCCAGATTCAGGGGCATCCGGGCAGGTTCCTGACCGAGGACATGATCACCCAGACCGTGGCCCAGGAACTGAACATGCCATATCGCAAGATAGACCCGTTGAAACTGCAGCTGGACGTGGTCACTTCACACGTAGCCCGGCCCTATGCCATCCGCCATCTGATCGTGCCGCTGGAAGAAGAGTCCGGCACCGTGACCATGGCGGTGGCCGACCCGTCCAATCTGGAGATCCTGGAATCTTTGGAAACCGCCCGGAACATCAAGATCAAGCTGGTTCTCAGTTCCAAGACCGACATTCTGAAGATCGTCCGAGAGTTCTACGGATTCCGGGCCTCGGTCCGGGCGGCCGAAGTGGACCGGATATCCTCGGAAGAGCTCAACAACCTGGAGCAGTTCGTCAAACTGAAGGGGCAGGAGGAGATCGAGGCCAACGATCAGCATGTCACCAGCGCGGTGGAATACCTGCTCCATTACGCCTTTGAACAGCGGGCCAGTGACATTCACATCGAGCCCAAGCGGGACAAATCATACATCCGGCTCCGGATAGACGGTGTGCTGCATTACATATACACTATCCCCCGCAACCTTCACGCTCCCATCATCTCCCGGATCAAGATCATGTCCAGGATGAACATCGCCGACAAGCGGCGGCCCCAGGACGGCAGGATCAAGACCAATTTCGCCGGCAAGGATATCGAGCTCAGGGTCTCCACCGTCCCGGTGACCTTCGGGGAAAAGGTGGTGATCCGGATCTTCGACCCCGAGATCCTGATGCAGGACCTTGACCAGCTGGGATTCTATCCCCGGGAATACCAGACATACAACGCCTTCATCCGGCGGCCCAACGGCATCATCCTGGTGACCGGACCCACCGGCTCGGGCAAGACCACGACTTTATATTCCTCGCTAAAAGCCCTGTCCTCGCCCGAGGTCAACATCATCTCGGTGGAGGACCCCATCGAAATGGTGATCGAGGAATTCAACCAGATCGGGGTCCAGCCGGCGGCCGGGGTCACGTTCTCCACCATCCTGCCCAGCATCCTGCGCCAGGACCCGGATATCATCATGGTGGGAGAGATCCGCGACCGGGAGACGGCCGAACACGCCATTCAGGCGGCCCTGACCGGGCACCTGGTGCTTACCACTCTGCATACCAACGATGCCCCTTCGGCCATGGTCCGGCTGCTGGACATAGGGATACCCTATTACCTGATATCCTCCACCGTGATCGGCGTGATGGCCCAGCGCCTGGTGCGGAGGATCTGCCCCAATTGCCGCCGGGAGCGGACGGCCAGCCCCGAGGATTTTGAAGGGTTCCCCGCCGGGGAGCGCCCGGCCAAGATATACTACGGCGAGGGCTGCGTGGACTGCCGGGGAACGGGCTACAAGGGCCGGATCGGGATATTCGAGGTGATGGAGATGACCGACAACCTGAAGGCCGTGTTGACCTCCAACAACGCCAACCTCAGCGAGATATACAAGACGGCCGCTGCCGACGGCATGGTCTCCCTAAAGCAGGTGGCTTTGCAGAAAATGCTGGAGGGATTGACGACTTATGAAGAAGTGATCTCGGTAAGCGGATAA
- a CDS encoding phospholipase: MTEFITDGQIYQKVIQEEIPKARKFLWLATSDLKDLYVAEGRRMVPFLKVLSGLCQSGVELRLIHAKEPGPNFRKDFDRYPPLIEGLERLLCPRVHFKTVIVDGKFAYSGSANLTGAGMGAKSDGRRNFESGFVTAEKDLVNSIMKQYDELWMGKHCEACQRKAYCTEYKDILDQ, translated from the coding sequence ATGACGGAATTCATCACCGACGGACAGATATACCAAAAGGTGATACAGGAGGAGATCCCCAAGGCCCGAAAATTCCTGTGGCTGGCCACCTCGGACCTGAAAGACCTTTATGTGGCCGAAGGCAGGCGGATGGTGCCTTTTTTAAAAGTGCTGTCCGGACTTTGCCAAAGCGGTGTGGAACTGAGGCTGATCCACGCCAAGGAGCCGGGGCCGAACTTCCGCAAGGATTTCGACCGCTATCCCCCGCTGATAGAGGGGTTGGAGAGACTGCTTTGCCCCAGGGTCCATTTTAAAACGGTGATAGTGGACGGAAAGTTTGCCTACTCCGGCAGCGCCAACCTGACCGGGGCCGGGATGGGCGCCAAGTCAGATGGCAGAAGGAATTTTGAATCGGGTTTTGTTACTGCGGAGAAAGACCTGGTGAACAGTATAATGAAACAGTATGATGAATTATGGATGGGAAAACACTGTGAAGCCTGCCAGCGCAAAGCCTATTGCACAGAGTACAAGGACATCCTGGACCAGTGA
- the obgE gene encoding GTPase ObgE: MPIVDLAEIKVTAGNGGNGSVSFYREKYIPKGGPDGGDGGRGGSVVFLVDPNLVTLRDFRYRHYFKAEHGQNGAYRKMSGRAGPDCVIPVPPGTLIYDAESGKVLADLIVPGTSVTAATGGKGGKGNFHFATSTNQTPRVAEKGEIGETKTLRLELKMLADVGLVGFPNAGKSTLLSKLTQARPKIAGYPFTTLMPNLGAMYLDENSTCTIADLPGLIEGAHLGKGLGTQFLRHIERTRVLIFVIDASAENAKQELKVLKSELISYNPGLAGKPQIVVYNKIDLLKKKPKVDGLYVSALNGDGLEELQKKIAVVYRKSLKKK; encoded by the coding sequence ATGCCTATAGTCGATCTGGCGGAAATAAAGGTCACGGCCGGAAACGGGGGGAACGGATCGGTCAGCTTTTACCGCGAAAAATACATTCCCAAGGGCGGCCCCGACGGCGGGGACGGGGGCCGGGGCGGCTCGGTGGTCTTCCTGGTGGATCCCAATCTGGTGACCCTGCGCGATTTCCGTTACCGCCATTACTTCAAGGCCGAACACGGACAGAACGGCGCCTACCGGAAGATGTCCGGCAGGGCCGGCCCGGACTGCGTGATCCCGGTGCCTCCGGGAACTCTGATCTATGACGCTGAAAGCGGAAAAGTGCTGGCCGACCTGATAGTCCCGGGCACCTCGGTGACCGCCGCCACCGGCGGCAAGGGGGGCAAGGGCAACTTCCATTTTGCCACCTCCACCAACCAGACCCCCCGGGTGGCCGAAAAGGGGGAGATCGGCGAGACCAAAACCCTGCGGTTGGAGCTGAAGATGCTGGCCGACGTGGGGCTGGTGGGCTTTCCCAACGCCGGGAAATCCACCCTGCTCTCCAAGCTGACCCAGGCCCGTCCCAAGATCGCCGGTTATCCCTTCACCACACTGATGCCCAACCTGGGTGCCATGTATCTGGACGAGAACTCCACCTGCACCATCGCCGACCTGCCGGGGCTGATAGAGGGGGCCCACCTGGGCAAGGGGCTGGGGACCCAGTTCCTGAGGCACATCGAGCGGACCAGGGTGCTGATCTTTGTGATAGACGCCTCGGCCGAAAATGCCAAACAGGAACTGAAGGTACTGAAGAGCGAGCTGATCTCCTACAATCCGGGCCTGGCCGGCAAACCGCAGATAGTGGTATACAACAAGATCGATCTGCTCAAGAAAAAACCCAAAGTTGACGGTCTATATGTATCGGCCCTGAACGGGGATGGTCTGGAGGAACTGCAAAAGAAAATAGCCGTAGTCTATCGCAAGTCTTTGAAGAAAAAATGA
- the coaD gene encoding pantetheine-phosphate adenylyltransferase, which translates to MLKTAIYPGTFDPVTNGHIDLMVRALKIFDRLIVVVAVNDRKSPLFTLEERVELLKKCAPRSAKLKITSFDGLLVDYARRQKATALVRGLRAVSDFEYEFQMALMNRKLDKNIETIYLMPSEQYTCLNSGLVKEVARMGGRLDGLVPALVSQKLKRKYQLLKKNGY; encoded by the coding sequence ATGCTTAAAACCGCCATCTATCCAGGCACTTTCGATCCGGTCACCAACGGGCATATCGACCTGATGGTGAGGGCTTTGAAGATATTCGACAGGCTGATAGTGGTCGTGGCCGTCAATGACCGCAAGTCCCCGCTGTTCACCCTGGAGGAAAGGGTGGAGCTGCTGAAAAAATGCGCCCCCCGCTCGGCCAAGCTCAAGATTACCAGCTTTGACGGACTGTTGGTGGATTATGCCCGGCGCCAGAAGGCTACCGCTCTGGTACGGGGCTTGCGGGCGGTGTCCGACTTTGAATACGAGTTCCAGATGGCCCTGATGAACCGCAAACTGGACAAGAACATCGAAACCATTTACCTGATGCCCTCGGAACAATATACCTGTCTCAATTCCGGACTGGTCAAGGAGGTGGCCAGGATGGGGGGCAGGCTGGACGGCCTGGTGCCGGCCTTGGTATCCCAGAAGCTCAAACGGAAATATCAGCTCCTAAAAAAGAACGGATACTAA
- a CDS encoding DUF362 domain-containing protein, which translates to MTKVSLVKCDSYDPRNILEAVIRAVDLLGGISFFVKPGHKVLLKPNLLSAKTPDRAITTHPAVVETVIILVKEAGGIPIVGDSPAGAFKSLEEFWDTTGMLEVCRRHSVELISLERSGVHQKERSGKKYHIASPVLDADVIINLPKLKTHGLTMMTGAVKNMYGVIPGLKKSMYHKQAPKPWDFSKLVVDIYALAKPHLTIMDAVVGMEGMGPSAGNPRDLGFIMAGQDGVAMDSYAAHLLGKKPLDIPTTRIAAQQKVGTADLKQIEALGDRILPLKDFTWPPNWFYSLIPNFLAKYAARLFWVRPAIDPKLCINCGYCVESCPVSALASIGAVPEFNYKLCINCLCCSEVCPRHAVYQKRSPVAKLLGR; encoded by the coding sequence ATGACCAAAGTTTCCCTTGTAAAATGCGATTCTTACGACCCCAGAAATATCCTGGAGGCGGTTATCCGGGCGGTGGATCTGCTGGGAGGCATCTCGTTCTTCGTCAAGCCCGGCCATAAAGTTCTGCTTAAGCCCAATCTGCTTTCGGCCAAGACCCCGGACCGGGCCATCACTACCCATCCGGCGGTGGTAGAGACGGTGATCATTCTGGTGAAGGAAGCCGGAGGCATTCCCATAGTGGGCGACAGCCCGGCCGGGGCCTTCAAGAGCCTGGAGGAATTCTGGGACACCACCGGGATGCTGGAGGTCTGCCGCAGGCATTCGGTTGAATTGATAAGCCTTGAAAGATCCGGAGTTCATCAGAAAGAACGCAGCGGCAAAAAGTATCACATCGCCAGTCCGGTGCTGGACGCCGATGTCATCATCAACCTTCCCAAACTGAAGACCCACGGCCTGACCATGATGACCGGCGCGGTCAAGAACATGTACGGGGTGATCCCCGGCCTCAAAAAGTCCATGTACCACAAGCAGGCCCCCAAACCCTGGGATTTTTCCAAACTGGTGGTTGACATCTACGCCCTGGCCAAACCGCATTTGACCATCATGGACGCCGTGGTGGGAATGGAGGGGATGGGGCCTTCGGCCGGGAACCCCAGGGATCTGGGCTTCATCATGGCCGGGCAGGACGGGGTGGCCATGGACAGCTATGCGGCCCATCTGCTGGGCAAAAAACCGCTGGACATACCCACCACCAGGATCGCCGCACAGCAGAAAGTTGGGACCGCTGACCTTAAACAGATCGAAGCTTTGGGCGACCGGATACTTCCGTTGAAAGATTTCACGTGGCCGCCCAACTGGTTCTATTCCCTGATCCCCAACTTTCTGGCCAAATACGCCGCCCGGCTGTTCTGGGTCCGTCCGGCCATCGACCCCAAGCTGTGCATCAACTGCGGCTATTGCGTGGAGAGCTGTCCGGTCAGCGCTTTGGCCTCCATAGGCGCCGTGCCCGAGTTCAACTATAAGCTATGCATCAACTGCCTGTGCTGCAGCGAGGTCTGCCCCCGGCACGCCGTTTACCAGAAACGCAGCCCGGTGGCCAAACTGCTGGGAAGATGA
- the dprA gene encoding DNA-protecting protein DprA — MNSDELLWWLRLKGVPRVGPIKYRLLLKEFGSPQNVFEQSIAGLCRVEGVVEAIAEAIIRSKNDNSFADTQLELAHKHGVSIITSGDPEFPENLKYFGDAPALLYVKGNFEPRDQKAVAVIGSRDPSPYGRNIAGNLALELGKAGLTIVSGMARGIDTSAHLGALAAPARTIAVLGCGVDIPYPKENQKLRDRVAAQGAVISEFPLGTEPEPGFFPSRNRIITGLSLGVVAVEARTDSGVFSSVRWAADQGRDVFAVPGPVNSATSQGTNQLIKQGAKLVSNARDILEELKLEQRTSTKAQVNKSTQATPAPKLDETEEKLYNTLTPEPTHIDDLPGMANLSSPELIKILLSLELKGMVKQLPGKMFIRT, encoded by the coding sequence ATGAATTCTGATGAATTACTGTGGTGGCTAAGGCTCAAAGGCGTTCCCCGGGTGGGGCCGATCAAATACCGGCTGCTGTTGAAGGAATTCGGCAGCCCCCAAAATGTATTTGAACAAAGCATTGCCGGCTTGTGCCGGGTGGAAGGGGTGGTTGAAGCCATTGCCGAGGCCATCATTCGTTCCAAGAACGACAATAGTTTCGCAGATACCCAGCTGGAACTGGCCCATAAGCACGGCGTCAGCATCATCACCTCCGGCGATCCGGAATTTCCGGAGAACCTGAAATATTTCGGCGACGCCCCGGCCCTGCTCTATGTCAAAGGTAATTTTGAACCCAGGGACCAAAAGGCCGTGGCGGTGATCGGATCCCGCGATCCCAGCCCCTACGGCCGCAACATTGCCGGCAACCTGGCGCTGGAACTGGGCAAGGCCGGTTTGACCATAGTCAGCGGGATGGCCCGGGGCATAGACACCTCGGCCCACCTGGGGGCTTTGGCCGCGCCAGCCCGCACCATCGCGGTGCTGGGCTGCGGGGTGGACATACCATATCCCAAAGAAAACCAAAAACTGCGGGACCGGGTAGCGGCTCAGGGCGCGGTGATCTCGGAATTTCCTTTAGGCACCGAACCGGAGCCGGGATTTTTCCCCAGCCGCAACCGTATCATCACCGGGCTTTCCCTGGGAGTAGTGGCGGTGGAGGCCCGGACCGACAGCGGTGTCTTCTCCAGCGTGCGCTGGGCTGCCGACCAGGGCCGGGACGTGTTTGCCGTGCCGGGGCCGGTAAATTCGGCCACCAGTCAGGGCACCAACCAGCTGATCAAGCAGGGGGCCAAACTGGTCAGTAATGCCAGGGACATTCTGGAAGAACTGAAACTGGAACAAAGAACTTCCACTAAGGCACAGGTCAATAAAAGCACACAGGCTACACCCGCTCCGAAACTGGATGAGACCGAGGAAAAACTTTATAACACTCTCACGCCTGAACCAACGCACATCGATGACCTGCCTGGGATGGCTAATTTAAGCAGTCCGGAACTTATAAAAATCCTCTTATCCCTGGAATTGAAGGGAATGGTAAAGCAGCTGCCGGGCAAGATGTTCATCAGAACCTAA
- a CDS encoding GGDEF domain-containing protein has product MDKKILFGKLTLIYGMAGALTGYLILHPASMFIHQYYRTQNRDLTFLVMAFSRAHLPMALYFVVLGSLIGILFGIYPQIIASLMGRIQVLSVTDYLTGIYNRRYLFEKLAEELSRSSRYQRKLALLMLDIDHFKNYNDNHGHQLGDYPLKELAQLLTRSIRQQDFAARYGGEEFVVVAPETDKEQGVKLAEKIKTAIEEYPFKMKESQPNGRITVSIGVAEFPEGGSDADELVGKADVALYLAKDMGRNKVVAG; this is encoded by the coding sequence ATGGATAAAAAAATCCTTTTTGGCAAATTGACCCTTATCTACGGCATGGCCGGGGCTCTGACCGGATATCTGATCCTGCATCCGGCCTCGATGTTCATTCACCAGTATTACCGGACCCAGAACAGAGACCTGACCTTTCTGGTGATGGCTTTTTCCCGGGCTCACCTGCCCATGGCCTTGTATTTTGTAGTGCTGGGAAGCCTGATAGGGATTCTTTTCGGTATCTATCCCCAGATCATTGCCAGTTTGATGGGCAGGATACAAGTACTTTCCGTTACCGATTACCTTACCGGAATCTATAACCGGAGGTATTTGTTTGAAAAACTAGCCGAAGAGTTGAGCCGGTCATCCCGTTATCAGAGGAAGCTGGCGTTGCTGATGCTGGATATTGATCATTTCAAAAATTATAACGATAACCACGGACACCAGCTGGGAGATTATCCTTTAAAAGAGCTGGCCCAGCTTTTGACCAGATCCATCAGGCAGCAGGATTTTGCTGCCCGTTATGGAGGAGAGGAATTCGTGGTGGTGGCCCCGGAGACCGACAAGGAACAGGGGGTTAAATTGGCCGAAAAGATAAAAACGGCCATTGAAGAATATCCCTTTAAGATGAAGGAGAGCCAGCCCAATGGGCGGATCACTGTCAGCATAGGTGTAGCGGAGTTCCCGGAAGGCGGGAGCGATGCCGATGAGTTGGTGGGCAAGGCGGATGTGGCCCTGTACCTGGCCAAAGATATGGGCCGGAACAAGGTTGTCGCAGGATAA